The following are from one region of the Mesorhizobium sp. B4-1-4 genome:
- a CDS encoding SAM-dependent methyltransferase, with product MDAADRAARIVRRVVETLKPGFAVRLWTGERIGPATGPVLAINDQDIVWQMVRRPSFSTLVEMWISKAVDVEDGSLFDFYALPSQGKLKTRLRSLPKLAILRDLPAVLFSRKQMTARTDLSGRNPYVSGSNKEAIQHHYDISNAFYRLFLDERMVYSCGYFTDFANSIDQAQIDKLDHICRKLRLKPGESLLDIGCGWGAMLIHAAKHYGVVGHGVSLSEEQTKLARERIRAEGLEDRITIEIKSYAELSGTFDKISSIGMFEHLGLANHAAYFSTVHRLLKPGGIYLHHAITRRSKGNLKKTLRKGPEYKALIKYIFPGGELDTIGMTLGNLEAHSFLVYDVENLREHYARTCRLWAERLHARFDEAIAEVGEARARLWLLYLTGCSITFERASAQIFQTVATKRVRGPSGLPPTRADLYR from the coding sequence ATGGACGCTGCCGACAGAGCCGCACGGATCGTGCGACGTGTCGTCGAGACGCTGAAGCCTGGTTTCGCGGTCAGGCTGTGGACCGGTGAGCGGATCGGCCCGGCGACGGGGCCCGTGCTTGCCATCAACGACCAGGATATTGTCTGGCAGATGGTCCGGCGCCCCAGCTTTTCGACGCTGGTGGAGATGTGGATATCCAAGGCGGTCGACGTCGAGGATGGCTCGCTGTTCGACTTCTACGCCCTGCCTTCGCAAGGCAAGTTGAAGACAAGGCTCAGATCACTGCCGAAGCTGGCGATTCTGCGGGACCTGCCGGCCGTGCTGTTTTCGCGAAAGCAGATGACGGCGCGGACCGATTTGTCCGGTCGCAACCCTTATGTCAGTGGGTCGAACAAGGAGGCGATACAGCATCATTACGACATATCGAATGCTTTCTACCGGCTCTTCCTCGACGAGCGCATGGTCTACAGCTGCGGCTACTTCACGGATTTTGCCAACAGCATAGACCAGGCGCAGATCGACAAGCTCGATCACATCTGCCGCAAGCTCCGGCTGAAGCCGGGCGAAAGCCTGCTCGACATCGGCTGCGGCTGGGGGGCGATGCTGATCCACGCGGCGAAGCATTACGGCGTCGTCGGCCATGGCGTGTCGCTGTCCGAAGAGCAGACGAAGCTGGCGCGCGAGCGCATCCGCGCCGAGGGGCTTGAGGACCGCATCACCATCGAGATCAAATCCTATGCCGAGCTTTCCGGCACCTTCGACAAGATATCGTCGATCGGCATGTTCGAGCATCTGGGCCTCGCTAATCACGCGGCCTATTTCTCGACCGTCCACCGCTTGTTGAAGCCGGGCGGCATCTACCTGCACCACGCCATCACGCGGCGCAGCAAGGGCAACCTGAAGAAGACTTTGCGCAAAGGGCCGGAATACAAGGCGCTGATCAAGTACATCTTCCCGGGCGGCGAGCTCGACACGATTGGCATGACGCTCGGCAATCTCGAAGCGCATAGCTTCCTCGTCTACGACGTCGAAAATCTGCGTGAGCACTATGCCCGCACCTGCAGGCTGTGGGCAGAGCGCCTGCATGCGCGGTTCGACGAGGCCATTGCCGAGGTGGGCGAGGCCAGGGCAAGGCTTTGGCTGCTCTATCTCACCGGATGCTCCATCACCTTCGAGCGTGCCTCGGCGCAGATTTTCCAGACCGTCGCCACCAAGCGTGTACGCGGACCGAGCGGCCTGCCGCCGACGCGGGCGGATCTGTACCGATAA
- a CDS encoding transglutaminase-like domain-containing protein: protein MLIRLGYEIAIECAEAIPVISLLEIHKDRQADIKRQTRVLTSPSVPTRLYQDLHGNGCRRFTAPAGIFRILYDAVVEDSGEPDEVNTLAREMPVAELPDEVLGYLLGSRYCETDHLSDLAWQRFGHLPPGWARVQAIVDYVHNRLSFGYGYARSTRTAAQAHEERVGVCRDFAHLAITLCRCMNIPARYVNGYLGDIGVPADPAPMDFSAWMEVFLDGKWYTFDPRHNRPRIGRVVIARGRDATDVPLLHSFGPHRLTLFKVWTYEQEGRLFNPPNHRIDRTVSAQMLA, encoded by the coding sequence ATGCTGATCCGCCTCGGCTACGAGATCGCCATTGAATGCGCCGAGGCCATTCCCGTGATTTCATTGCTCGAGATCCACAAGGACAGGCAGGCCGACATCAAGCGGCAAACGCGCGTGCTGACCTCGCCCTCGGTGCCGACCAGGCTCTACCAGGATCTGCACGGCAATGGCTGCCGCCGCTTCACCGCGCCTGCCGGCATCTTTCGCATCCTCTACGACGCGGTGGTCGAGGACAGCGGCGAGCCGGACGAGGTCAACACGCTGGCCAGGGAAATGCCGGTGGCCGAATTGCCCGACGAGGTGCTCGGTTATCTCCTCGGCAGCCGCTACTGCGAGACCGATCATTTGAGCGATCTCGCCTGGCAACGGTTTGGCCATCTTCCACCCGGCTGGGCGCGGGTGCAGGCGATCGTCGACTATGTCCACAACCGTCTGTCGTTCGGCTATGGCTACGCGCGGTCGACCCGCACGGCGGCGCAGGCGCATGAGGAACGGGTCGGGGTGTGCCGCGACTTCGCCCATCTGGCGATCACGCTCTGCCGCTGCATGAACATTCCGGCGCGCTATGTGAACGGCTATCTCGGCGATATCGGCGTGCCAGCCGATCCGGCGCCGATGGACTTCTCGGCCTGGATGGAAGTGTTCCTCGACGGCAAGTGGTACACGTTCGATCCGCGCCACAATCGGCCCAGGATCGGCCGCGTCGTCATCGCGCGCGGGCGCGACGCCACGGACGTGCCTCTGCTGCACAGCTTCGGCCCGCACCGGCTGACCCTGTTCAAGGTCTGGACCTATGAACAGGAAGGCAGGCTGTTCAATCCGCCCAATCACCGCATCGACAGGACGGTCAGCGCGCAGATGCTGGCCTAA
- a CDS encoding HAD-IA family hydrolase, translating to MFAGRKFAAFLFDMDGTLINSIASAERVWSDWARRQGLDVTAFLPTIHGVRAIETITGLALPGIDPAHEADLLLKAEAADLDGIVPIAGAVAFLNSLPRESWAIVTSAPRELALLRMKAAGIPVPAILVAAQDVSRGKPAPDCFLLGAERLGVDARDCLVFEDAPAGIAAAEAADAAVMVINATHRHPLATRHASIAGYDTIGITIDERGWIALEAQRSAA from the coding sequence ATGTTCGCTGGCAGAAAATTCGCCGCCTTCCTCTTCGACATGGACGGCACACTCATCAATTCCATTGCGTCGGCGGAGCGGGTGTGGAGCGATTGGGCGCGCCGACAGGGCCTCGACGTCACCGCCTTCCTGCCGACGATCCATGGCGTGCGGGCGATCGAGACCATCACCGGCCTTGCCCTCCCAGGCATTGATCCGGCGCATGAGGCGGATCTGCTGCTGAAGGCCGAGGCCGCCGATCTGGACGGCATTGTCCCGATCGCCGGCGCCGTGGCGTTCCTCAATTCGCTACCGCGCGAAAGCTGGGCGATCGTGACCTCCGCGCCACGCGAACTGGCGCTACTGCGCATGAAGGCCGCCGGCATTCCGGTTCCCGCCATCCTCGTCGCCGCGCAAGATGTGTCGCGCGGCAAGCCGGCGCCGGACTGCTTCCTGCTGGGCGCCGAACGGCTCGGCGTCGATGCGCGCGACTGCCTTGTGTTCGAGGATGCTCCGGCCGGCATCGCGGCGGCCGAGGCTGCGGATGCCGCGGTCATGGTGATCAACGCCACGCACCGGCATCCCTTGGCGACGCGGCACGCGTCGATCGCAGGCTACGACACGATCGGCATCACCATTGACGAACGCGGCTGGATCGCACTTGAGGCGCAGCGCAGCGCCGCCTAG
- a CDS encoding DUF1674 domain-containing protein, whose product MNDETSKTPAAGSHDGALPKKLTPAARRALAEAEARRQDYRKKEAAMPKEIGGRGGKEPGRYGDWEVKGLTSDF is encoded by the coding sequence ATGAACGACGAGACCAGTAAAACGCCCGCCGCCGGCTCGCATGACGGCGCGCTGCCAAAGAAGTTGACGCCCGCCGCCCGCCGCGCGCTGGCCGAAGCCGAGGCGCGGCGTCAGGATTATCGCAAGAAGGAAGCCGCCATGCCGAAGGAGATCGGCGGCCGCGGCGGCAAGGAACCTGGCCGCTACGGCGACTGGGAGGTCAAGGGCCTGACCAGCGACTTCTAG
- the htpX gene encoding zinc metalloprotease HtpX, with protein MNTLRTAMLLAAMTALFMGVGFLIGGSGGMMIALLIAAGTNLFSYWNADKMVLSMNHAVEVDEKNAPEYYAIVQALAKQAGLPMPRTYLIDSPQPNAFATGRNPQNAAVAASTGLLQRLTHEEVAAVMAHELAHVQHRDTLTMTIVATFAGAIAMLGNFAFFLGGNRDNNNPFGFVGVLATMIVAPFAAMIVQMAVSRAREYEADRRGAEICGHPLWLASALDKIARGAERIPNSDAERNPAMAHLFIINPLHGERMDSLFSTHPSTENRIAALQAMAQQMGGSDAMAAPRQAPTGRRADEQQPAGPWGQAAQPEQPEEPARPRPNPWGRNPTGPKGRWS; from the coding sequence ATGAACACTTTGCGCACCGCGATGCTTCTGGCCGCCATGACGGCCCTGTTCATGGGCGTCGGCTTCCTGATCGGCGGTTCGGGCGGCATGATGATCGCCTTGCTGATCGCCGCCGGCACTAATCTGTTCAGCTATTGGAATGCCGACAAGATGGTGCTGTCGATGAACCATGCCGTCGAGGTCGACGAGAAGAACGCGCCGGAATATTACGCCATTGTCCAGGCCTTGGCCAAGCAAGCCGGCTTACCGATGCCCAGGACCTATCTGATCGACAGCCCGCAGCCGAATGCGTTTGCCACCGGCCGCAACCCGCAGAATGCGGCGGTCGCCGCCTCGACCGGCCTGCTGCAGCGGCTGACGCATGAAGAGGTCGCCGCCGTCATGGCGCACGAGCTCGCCCATGTCCAGCATCGCGATACGCTGACCATGACCATCGTGGCGACGTTTGCCGGCGCCATCGCGATGCTCGGCAATTTCGCCTTTTTCCTCGGCGGCAATCGCGACAACAACAACCCGTTCGGCTTTGTCGGCGTCCTGGCGACGATGATCGTGGCGCCCTTCGCCGCCATGATCGTGCAGATGGCGGTCAGCCGCGCCCGCGAATACGAGGCCGACCGGCGCGGCGCCGAAATCTGTGGACACCCGCTGTGGCTGGCCTCCGCGCTTGACAAGATCGCCCGCGGGGCCGAACGCATTCCCAACTCCGATGCCGAGCGCAACCCGGCGATGGCGCATCTCTTCATCATCAACCCCCTGCATGGCGAGCGCATGGACAGTCTGTTCTCCACCCACCCGAGCACCGAGAACCGCATCGCCGCCTTGCAGGCGATGGCGCAGCAGATGGGAGGCAGCGACGCAATGGCCGCGCCGCGTCAGGCCCCGACGGGTCGGCGGGCGGATGAACAGCAGCCGGCAGGCCCATGGGGCCAGGCCGCGCAGCCCGAACAGCCGGAGGAACCCGCCAGGCCGAGGCCCAATCCATGGGGTCGCAATCCGACCGGGCCCAAGGGCCGGTGGTCGTGA
- a CDS encoding RsmB/NOP family class I SAM-dependent RNA methyltransferase, whose product MGSQSDRAQGPVVVSVAGRPRRTVSGDQEHNAGGEFVAGLAARKAAARLLAAVIDARTPLDGLTDHENGHPQYKALDLRDRGLVRAILVTALRYRMTISGLLARRLEKPLPPNATVLSHILHVAAAQILFLDIPDSAAVDLAVTHAKSDPRTQRFSGLVNGVLRTLARAKETELPAALAAIDEAPKWFSDRLKAAYGVDRARQILAAHRYEAPVDFTIKADPELWAEKLGGIVLPTGTVRVEKLSASVTELPGFEAGAWWVQDAAASLPARLFGDVTGLSVADLCAAPGGKTAQLILAGARVTGVDTSKNRLARLAQNLDRLGLAADIVQADLLNYQPEELFDAVLLDAPCSSTGTVRRHPDVPWTKTTADVEKLADLQRRLLARAVTLVKPGGRIVFSNCSLDRLEGEELYRAFLKETPTVVDDPLRQGEIAGIDSFLTAQGTLRTTPADLDLGAPERSGLDGFFAARMRRAG is encoded by the coding sequence ATGGGGTCGCAATCCGACCGGGCCCAAGGGCCGGTGGTCGTGAGCGTGGCCGGCAGACCTCGACGCACCGTTTCAGGCGATCAGGAACACAATGCCGGCGGCGAATTCGTTGCCGGCCTCGCCGCGCGTAAGGCGGCGGCGCGGCTGCTTGCCGCCGTCATCGACGCCAGGACGCCGCTTGACGGGCTGACCGATCACGAGAACGGCCACCCGCAATACAAGGCGCTCGATTTGCGTGACCGGGGCCTGGTGCGCGCTATCCTTGTCACGGCGCTGCGCTATCGCATGACCATATCAGGACTGCTGGCGCGCCGCCTGGAGAAGCCGCTGCCGCCAAACGCAACGGTGCTATCGCACATACTGCATGTGGCGGCGGCGCAGATCCTGTTCCTCGATATTCCCGACAGCGCCGCCGTCGATCTCGCGGTGACGCACGCCAAGTCCGATCCGCGCACACAGCGCTTTTCCGGCCTGGTGAATGGCGTTCTGCGTACCCTGGCACGCGCCAAGGAAACCGAATTGCCGGCCGCTCTCGCCGCCATCGACGAAGCACCGAAATGGTTTTCCGACCGTCTGAAGGCCGCCTATGGCGTGGACAGGGCCAGGCAGATCCTCGCGGCCCATCGCTACGAGGCGCCCGTCGATTTCACGATCAAGGCCGATCCCGAACTCTGGGCCGAAAAGCTCGGCGGCATCGTCCTGCCGACCGGCACGGTGCGGGTGGAAAAACTCAGCGCATCCGTCACCGAACTGCCCGGCTTCGAAGCAGGCGCATGGTGGGTTCAGGATGCCGCCGCCAGCCTGCCCGCGCGGCTGTTCGGTGATGTCACAGGCCTCAGCGTCGCCGACCTCTGCGCCGCGCCCGGCGGCAAGACCGCGCAGTTGATCCTGGCCGGCGCCAGGGTCACCGGGGTCGACACCTCGAAGAACCGGCTGGCGCGGCTGGCGCAGAATCTCGATCGTCTCGGGCTCGCCGCCGACATCGTCCAGGCGGACCTCCTGAACTACCAGCCGGAGGAGTTGTTCGACGCCGTGCTGCTCGACGCGCCATGCTCCTCGACCGGTACGGTACGCCGGCATCCCGACGTGCCCTGGACCAAGACCACGGCCGATGTCGAGAAGCTCGCCGACCTGCAGCGCAGGCTGCTCGCCCGCGCCGTCACCTTGGTGAAACCGGGCGGCAGGATCGTCTTTTCCAACTGTTCGCTCGACCGGCTCGAAGGCGAGGAGCTCTATCGCGCTTTCCTCAAGGAGACGCCGACGGTCGTCGACGATCCGCTGCGGCAGGGCGAGATCGCCGGCATCGATTCGTTCCTGACGGCGCAAGGTACGTTGCGCACTACGCCCGCCGATCTCGACCTCGGCGCGCCGGAGCGCTCGGGCCTGGATGGTTTCTTCGCCGCGCGCATGCGTAGAGCCGGCTAA